The Aneurinibacillus sp. REN35 genome contains a region encoding:
- a CDS encoding erythromycin resistance leader peptide, with protein MTHSITLRFPTLNQ; from the coding sequence ATGACACATTCGATAACATTACGTTTCCCAACTTTGAACCAGTAA
- a CDS encoding MFS transporter, whose protein sequence is MENKNWKRKFFAIYIGQFFSLVSSAAVQFSIIWWLTDTTGSPFVLTLAGLAGFLPQALVGPFAGTLTDRYSRKTIMICADMAVALGSLLLFISMYISDPSIAFVILVLLVRSLATAFHMPAMQASVPLLAPEEHLTKVAGWSQMVSSISNIAGPAVGMALLAVSSLEWVLLLDVLGAVIASSVLLFIRIPRVPGIEEKAYTSFIADMKEGYHAIMKHPVLLKLTIIMTVVAVLYIPLSTYFPLMTRNYFEKGVVEAGIVESVFAIGLVVGGLVLGVLGDRFDKINTMAVGIMLMGVALFLSGLLSPSLFYVFVVCSGLVGISGPLFSAPFYAYIQTEIEIHLLGRVFSFVTSLSLLATPIGYALAGVVIELTSVATLFSMVGILIFLSGVMAIKAK, encoded by the coding sequence ATGGAGAATAAAAATTGGAAACGAAAATTCTTTGCGATATATATAGGGCAGTTCTTTTCGTTAGTAAGTAGTGCAGCTGTTCAATTTAGTATCATCTGGTGGTTAACAGATACAACAGGTTCACCATTTGTATTAACACTAGCAGGATTGGCAGGGTTTTTGCCGCAAGCACTGGTTGGACCTTTTGCAGGAACATTGACGGATCGTTACTCTCGTAAAACAATCATGATCTGCGCAGATATGGCGGTTGCGCTCGGTAGTTTACTCTTATTTATATCGATGTATATTAGTGATCCCAGTATTGCCTTCGTCATTCTCGTGTTGCTTGTTCGTTCCCTGGCAACTGCCTTTCATATGCCGGCAATGCAAGCTTCTGTACCATTGCTCGCACCTGAAGAGCATCTTACCAAGGTTGCAGGTTGGAGTCAGATGGTGAGTTCCATTTCAAATATTGCAGGTCCCGCCGTGGGAATGGCTTTGCTGGCCGTTAGCTCACTTGAGTGGGTGTTATTATTAGATGTTTTGGGTGCTGTTATTGCGAGCAGCGTTTTACTGTTTATTCGTATCCCAAGGGTACCAGGGATAGAAGAAAAAGCTTATACCAGCTTTATTGCTGACATGAAAGAAGGGTACCATGCAATTATGAAGCATCCCGTATTGCTGAAGCTAACCATCATCATGACAGTTGTAGCCGTTCTGTACATTCCTCTTAGCACGTACTTTCCGCTTATGACACGTAATTACTTTGAAAAGGGTGTCGTGGAAGCCGGGATCGTCGAAAGTGTTTTTGCGATTGGATTAGTAGTCGGCGGTTTGGTGCTGGGTGTATTAGGAGATCGTTTCGATAAAATCAACACAATGGCAGTAGGGATAATGCTTATGGGCGTTGCGTTATTCCTTTCTGGTTTGCTCTCGCCATCCCTTTTCTATGTATTTGTTGTGTGTAGTGGTCTAGTAGGCATATCGGGTCCCTTATTCTCAGCTCCATTCTATGCTTATATCCAAACGGAAATAGAGATTCATTTACTTGGGCGAGTATTTAGCTTTGTGACAAGTCTCTCGTTGCTTGCTACACCAATAGGGTATGCGTTAGCTGGAGTAGTGATTGAATTAACAAGTGTAGCCACGCTATTTTCTATGGTAGGCATCCTCATTTTTCTCAGTGGAGTTATGGCAATCAAGGCAAAATAG
- a CDS encoding Msr family ABC-F type ribosomal protection protein: MEQLCFELEKVEVIYLDKEVVKIERAAVHQFDRIGIVGKNGAGKSTILKLLAGIVQPSSGKVNRHVDCGYFEQIKAPTATEADPALLGKLNVPKHSECLSGGEQTRMKLAQMFTHHYEALLLDEPTTHLDQDGISFLLDELHYYYGALIVISHDRAVLDELVTTIWEVDEGRVNVYSGNYSEYMAQKQIEQKQQSQAYEQYIKEKSRLEKAAREKMKKAEKIAQAGKMSKKEASAKPNQMFMTKSKGTSQKAVQRAAKAIEHRKEKLQEIEAVKEERQIMFRQSKAVELHNKFPIMADRLTLRVNDKVLLDEVSFQMPLGKNIAITGSNGSGKSTLLHHIANNGEGLIISPKAKIGYFQQMGYQCTSDETVLQFLKNRSEYDEGFLRSVLHSMQFVGTDLLKSVKSLSGGEAIRLQLCQLFLGEYNILLLDEPTNFLDIYAIEALERFISAYEGTIIFVSHDKKFIKNIADLQFSIFEKKIHVL; this comes from the coding sequence ATGGAACAACTATGTTTTGAATTAGAAAAGGTCGAAGTAATCTATTTAGATAAAGAAGTAGTAAAGATTGAAAGGGCAGCTGTACATCAATTTGACCGCATCGGTATCGTCGGAAAAAATGGTGCAGGAAAAAGCACAATACTAAAGCTACTGGCGGGTATTGTACAGCCATCAAGCGGGAAAGTGAATCGTCATGTGGACTGCGGTTATTTTGAGCAAATTAAAGCTCCAACAGCCACGGAAGCTGATCCAGCGTTACTCGGAAAATTAAATGTTCCGAAGCATTCCGAATGCTTAAGTGGCGGGGAGCAGACAAGGATGAAACTTGCACAAATGTTTACTCATCATTACGAAGCGTTACTTCTGGATGAACCAACAACACATTTGGATCAGGATGGTATTTCGTTTTTGCTTGATGAATTGCATTATTACTACGGGGCGCTTATAGTAATTAGTCATGACCGAGCTGTGTTAGATGAACTCGTCACAACAATTTGGGAAGTAGATGAGGGCAGGGTAAACGTTTATTCAGGAAATTACAGTGAGTACATGGCGCAAAAGCAAATAGAGCAGAAACAGCAAAGCCAAGCGTATGAACAATATATAAAAGAAAAGAGTCGACTGGAAAAAGCGGCCCGAGAAAAAATGAAAAAGGCTGAAAAAATTGCGCAAGCAGGAAAAATGTCAAAAAAAGAAGCAAGTGCAAAACCAAACCAAATGTTCATGACGAAATCGAAAGGAACGAGTCAAAAAGCCGTACAGCGGGCAGCCAAAGCGATTGAACATCGAAAGGAAAAGCTTCAGGAAATAGAGGCCGTTAAAGAAGAAAGACAAATTATGTTCCGTCAGTCGAAGGCAGTGGAGCTGCACAATAAGTTTCCCATTATGGCTGACAGACTCACTCTCCGTGTGAACGATAAAGTGTTGTTGGATGAAGTCAGTTTCCAGATGCCGCTGGGTAAAAACATAGCGATTACAGGCAGCAACGGTAGTGGAAAAAGTACATTACTTCACCACATTGCGAACAATGGTGAGGGTTTAATCATATCACCGAAAGCAAAAATCGGTTACTTCCAACAAATGGGCTATCAATGTACAAGCGATGAAACAGTACTGCAATTTTTGAAAAACCGCTCGGAATATGATGAAGGATTTTTACGAAGTGTTTTACATTCCATGCAGTTTGTTGGTACAGATCTATTAAAAAGTGTGAAGTCATTAAGTGGCGGAGAAGCGATTCGCCTTCAGCTTTGTCAACTTTTCTTAGGGGAATACAACATCTTATTATTAGACGAGCCGACTAACTTTTTAGATATTTATGCTATTGAAGCGCTAGAGAGGTTTATATCTGCATACGAAGGAACAATTATATTTGTATCCCATGATAAGAAGTTTATAAAAAATATAGCAGATCTCCAGTTCTCTATATTTGAGAAAAAAATACATGTGCTCTGA
- a CDS encoding DMT family transporter yields MRSANAVMSYPRINGIVMVLTGAVLWGISGTVAQYLFQQRGFSPEWLVVIRLLFSGILLLGFAYRKEKQRIWGIWKNKRDLVSLLLFSILGMVAVQYTYFAAIHHGNAATATVLQYLAPVLITCYVAVRSKRLPVLKEIIAVVLALLGTFLLVTQGSIHALSMSGWALFWGLLSAVSLAFYTLQPHKLLAAWGSMIVVGWGMLLGGVGFSFIHPPWRFEGQWSTPSLFAVLFIVVFGTLIAFYCYLESLTYLSASEASLLACAEPLSAAVLSVVWLQVAFGPVEWAGTACILSTIVILSMVTDKETVNLNRKKR; encoded by the coding sequence ATGCGTTCTGCCAATGCGGTCATGTCTTATCCAAGAATAAATGGAATCGTTATGGTTCTTACGGGAGCGGTGTTGTGGGGGATCTCAGGTACGGTTGCTCAGTATTTGTTTCAACAGCGGGGGTTTAGCCCGGAGTGGTTGGTGGTCATTCGCTTATTATTTTCAGGAATTCTTTTATTAGGGTTTGCTTATCGAAAAGAAAAGCAGCGCATATGGGGAATCTGGAAAAATAAACGCGATCTTGTAAGCCTTCTGTTGTTCAGCATCTTAGGGATGGTAGCTGTGCAGTATACATATTTTGCAGCTATTCACCACGGAAATGCCGCCACAGCTACCGTGCTTCAATATTTGGCGCCCGTGCTTATTACGTGCTATGTAGCGGTTCGTTCAAAACGGCTTCCTGTTCTAAAAGAAATAATAGCTGTCGTGTTAGCGCTTTTGGGAACCTTCCTTCTTGTGACACAGGGAAGCATTCATGCGTTATCAATGTCCGGGTGGGCATTATTTTGGGGACTTCTCTCGGCTGTTTCACTGGCTTTCTATACATTACAGCCCCATAAGCTCCTCGCCGCGTGGGGATCGATGATCGTAGTAGGATGGGGAATGCTGCTGGGGGGAGTCGGCTTTAGCTTCATTCATCCACCCTGGAGATTTGAAGGCCAATGGTCGACTCCCTCGCTTTTTGCCGTCCTATTTATCGTTGTATTTGGGACGCTCATTGCTTTTTACTGCTATTTAGAAAGTCTGACCTATCTGAGTGCCTCGGAAGCGAGTTTATTAGCGTGTGCGGAACCGCTGTCCGCCGCTGTGTTATCAGTCGTATGGCTGCAGGTAGCCTTTGGTCCCGTAGAGTGGGCCGGCACAGCGTGTATTCTAAGTACCATTGTGATTTTATCGATGGTGACAGATAAAGAGACGGTAAATTTGAATAGGAAGAAGCGCTAG
- a CDS encoding cytochrome P450 gives MKELIAVKEVAPFTTRSEEFSPYAWCKQMLEHNPVSYHEGTNTWNVFTYENVKRVISDYEHFSSVRTRTTIAVGTDSEDGSVPDKTNIIDADPPEHRKRRSLLSAAFTPRSLQNWEPRIQEIVDELIGQLGTDTEIEIVQSLTSPLPIIIMSDLMGVPSKDRLLFKEWVDTLFLPFKREEAEDINRKKQIAAKEYYEYLYPIVVKKRQNPADDIISDLLQAEVDGETFTDDEVVRTTMLILGAGVETTSHLLSSTFYSLLYDDATLYEELHDHPEWVPQAVEEMLRYRFQLSKIDRTVKKDNDLLGVELKKGDVVIAWLSAANLDKDMFEDPFTVNIHRPTNKKHVTFGNGPHFCLGAPLARLEANIALTSFLKKYSRIEPLADFNVEDHLTDSATGQTLVTLPFKAFV, from the coding sequence ATGAAAGAACTGATTGCAGTCAAGGAAGTCGCACCATTTACAACGCGTTCCGAAGAGTTCAGCCCATACGCCTGGTGCAAGCAGATGCTGGAGCACAATCCGGTGAGCTATCATGAAGGAACGAATACGTGGAATGTCTTTACATATGAAAATGTGAAGCGTGTGATTAGCGATTACGAACATTTTTCGAGCGTTCGCACCCGTACGACTATTGCGGTTGGTACGGATAGCGAGGACGGCTCTGTACCTGACAAGACCAATATTATTGATGCGGACCCACCTGAGCACAGAAAACGTCGTTCGCTGTTGTCGGCGGCCTTTACGCCGAGAAGTCTGCAGAATTGGGAGCCCCGTATTCAGGAGATTGTGGATGAACTGATTGGACAATTGGGGACCGATACTGAGATTGAGATCGTTCAATCGCTGACCAGTCCGCTTCCCATCATCATTATGTCTGATCTGATGGGTGTTCCATCAAAAGACCGGCTATTATTTAAAGAATGGGTAGATACGCTGTTTTTGCCGTTTAAGAGAGAAGAGGCGGAAGATATCAATCGCAAGAAGCAGATAGCTGCCAAAGAATATTATGAGTATTTATATCCGATCGTGGTAAAGAAAAGACAAAACCCCGCTGATGATATCATATCTGACTTACTGCAGGCAGAGGTGGACGGGGAGACCTTTACCGATGATGAAGTCGTGCGGACGACGATGCTGATTCTCGGAGCGGGTGTGGAAACGACCAGTCATTTGCTGTCCAGCACGTTTTATTCCTTATTATATGACGATGCGACACTGTATGAGGAATTGCATGATCATCCGGAATGGGTTCCGCAGGCGGTAGAAGAAATGCTCAGATACCGCTTCCAGCTATCTAAAATTGATCGTACAGTAAAAAAAGATAACGATCTATTAGGAGTGGAGCTAAAAAAGGGTGATGTTGTGATTGCCTGGCTGAGTGCGGCGAACTTGGACAAAGACATGTTTGAAGATCCGTTCACCGTCAACATTCACCGGCCTACGAACAAGAAGCATGTAACGTTTGGAAACGGGCCGCATTTTTGTCTGGGTGCGCCGCTCGCCCGTCTGGAAGCAAACATTGCGCTTACGTCCTTTCTCAAAAAGTACTCGCGCATTGAACCGCTTGCTGATTTTAACGTAGAAGATCATCTCACCGATTCAGCAACCGGTCAAACGCTGGTAACCCTTCCATTTAAGGCGTTTGTATAG
- a CDS encoding helix-turn-helix domain-containing protein has product MQIGRKIKNLRLKKGLTQEELGERTDLSKGYISQLERDLSSPSLETFFAILEVLGCTPKEFFDEEERKQKVVYSEEEQTAFYDEERGYHIQWLVPESNEKEMEPIRLTLESGGEFKQFEPSLAETFAYVLRGRIMIRLGKHTYYAKAGEAIYFHASDEHQIINDYDGQSEVLLVATESYL; this is encoded by the coding sequence ATGCAAATCGGAAGAAAGATTAAAAATCTGCGATTGAAAAAAGGATTAACACAGGAAGAGCTTGGTGAACGTACTGACTTAAGCAAAGGGTACATCTCTCAGCTCGAACGGGATCTAAGCTCGCCTTCCCTTGAGACGTTTTTTGCTATTCTAGAGGTGCTTGGCTGTACGCCCAAGGAGTTCTTCGATGAAGAGGAACGCAAACAAAAGGTGGTATACAGTGAGGAAGAGCAGACCGCCTTTTATGATGAGGAGCGGGGCTATCACATTCAGTGGCTTGTTCCTGAATCAAATGAAAAAGAAATGGAACCGATTCGCCTGACGCTTGAGTCCGGCGGTGAGTTTAAGCAGTTTGAGCCTTCTCTTGCGGAAACGTTCGCTTATGTGCTGCGCGGACGTATTATGATTCGCCTGGGCAAGCATACGTATTATGCGAAAGCCGGCGAGGCGATTTATTTTCATGCATCAGATGAACACCAGATTATAAATG